One part of the Humulus lupulus chromosome 9, drHumLupu1.1, whole genome shotgun sequence genome encodes these proteins:
- the LOC133800435 gene encoding uncharacterized protein LOC133800435, with protein MPLTQLTRKNHKFEWTEACEKSFQDLKQRLVSAPVLTIPSGSGGLVIYSDASKQVADALSRKSHGNVSFLRKLTRPLQEDMCRAEIEVITGRLSVMTIQSTLLERIKQGQCEDPYLVEQKGELESGKVNEFSVSCNGMLKFKERVCVPNNEELKREILTEAHNTLYSKPAGLLQPIRIPEWKWEEITMDFVVGLPKTSKQHDAIWVIVDRYTKSAHFLLVRMTYTMDQWAELYVQEVVRLHGVPVSIISDRDARFTSLFWESLQRALGTKLKFTTLSCNDWCSTV; from the exons ATGCCATTGACACAACTCACgaggaagaatcataagtttgaatggactgaagcttGTGAGAAAAGTTTTCAAGATTTGAAGCAAAGATTGGTTTCTGCTCCAGTACTTACTATTCCATCTGGATCAGGAGGACTTGTGATTTATAGTGACGCTTCAAAgcaag ttgcagaCGCACTGAGTAGAAAGTCTCATGGTAATGTGTCATTTTTGAGGAAACTGACAAGACCACTTCAGGAGGACATGTGCAGAGCGGAGATTGAGGTGATCACAGGAAGATTATCAGTGATGACTATTCAGTCTaccttgttagagagaatcaaACAAGGTCAATGTGAGGATCCTTACTTGGTGGAACAAAAAGGTGAATTGGAAAGTGGGAAGGTCAATGAGTTTAGTGTGTCATGTAATGGGATGCTAAAGTTCAAGGAAAGAGTTTGTGTCCCTAATAATGAGGAGTTGAAGAGAGAAATCCTTACCGAAGCTCACAATACCTTGTATTCA aaaccTGCTGGTTTACTACAACCAATACGGataccagagtggaaatgggaagagattactatggattttgtagttggATTGCCAAAGACTTCTAAACAACATGATGCTATCTGGGTTATAGTAGACCGATATACCAAATCAGCACACTTTCTTCTGGTACgcatgacttatactatggatcagtgggCTGAATTATATGTTCAAGAGGTTGTTAGACTTCATGGAGTGCCAGTATCTATAATTTCAGACCGGGATGCTCGATTTACTTCattgttttgggaaagtttgcagaGAGCATTGGGCACAAAATTGAAGTTTACTACG cTTTCATGCAACGATTGGTGTAGCaccgtatga